In Populus nigra chromosome 1, ddPopNigr1.1, whole genome shotgun sequence, one genomic interval encodes:
- the LOC133684866 gene encoding glycosyl hydrolase 5 family protein-like: protein MKMLGKNFQAILLFSFIVYAVPSYSLPLKTQGRWLVDERTGERVKLHCANWPAHVFPMLAEGLDKQPLPFIASEIVKNNYNCIRFTFSTHMFTRYANLTIEESFDRLNLKKAKAGVIKHNPFVLKMTVPQAYEAVVDALGAFGIMIDADNHISEPIWCCSNDDENGFPNDPHFDPEEWIEGLKLVAQRFKGKSQLISIGLRNEPRGKNQNATLWFDHYIMEAAAQVHQANPDVLVIASGLNFATDLTYFKNHSLKSNFDNKLIFEGHSYSWGGKGNPWVDGSVNKACADKIGSLNNNLGFVTNGENAVPLFFSEFGIDRKQLPADDDRFLSCFSTWAAEKDLDWGLWALQGSYYLRQNVTNMEEYFGVLEIDWDRVKNPKVERRLGLLKQTLLDPKSTVPLNYIMYHPQSGACVGEGMDAQIRAGNCKGLARWTHNGHEGPLELKGTGLCLKAIGDGLPPILTPDCSQTTWKPISASKLHLASKDHKGEYLCLHLEPPFAGNIVTKKCICVGDDPTCKDNPTSQWFKLVETNIEN from the exons ATGAAGATGCTAGGCAAGAATTTTCAAGCCATTCTCCTGTTTAGCTTTATTGTTTATGCAGTCCCATCTTATTCTCTTCCGTTGAAAACCCAAGGTAGATGGCTTGTTGATGAAAGAACAGGAGAAAGAGTGAAGCTACACTGTGCTAATTGGCCAGCCCATGTTTTTCCAATGTTGGCAGAAGGTCTTGATAAGCAACCCTTGCCATTCATTGCATCTGAAATTGTAAAGAACAATTACAATTGCATTCGTTTCACATTTTCTACACACATGTTCACTAGATATGCAAATCTTACAATTGAGGAATCCTTTGATCGTCTAAACCTGAAGAAAGCTAAGGCTGGGGTGATCAAGCACAACCCTTTTGTGCTAAAAATGACTGTCCCTCAGGCCTATGAAGCTGTTGTTGATGCTCTTGGGGCTTTTGGTATAATGATTGATGCTGATAACCATATAAGCGAGCCAATTTGGTGCTGCAgcaatgatgatgaaaatggcTTCCCAAATGATCCCCACTTTGATCCTGAGGAGTGGATAGAAGGCCTCAAATTGGTAGCCCAGCGCTTTAAGGGAAAAAGTCAG CTCATCAGCATTGGATTGCGCAACGAACCCCGCGGCAAGAATCAAAATGCAACTCTCTGGTTTGATCATTACATCATGGAAGCAGCAGCACAGGTTCACCAGGCCAATCCAGATGTGCTCGTGATTGCTTCAGGCTTAAATTTTGCCACGGACTTGACATACTTCAAGAATCATTccttaaaatctaattttgatAATAAGTTGATTTTCGAGGGACACTCGTACTCATGGGGTGGTAAGGGCAATCCCTGGGTGGATGGATCAGTAAATAAGGCTTGCGCAGATAAGATTGGATCACTAAACAACAATCTCGGCTTTGTTACTAATGGTGAGAATGcagttcctttattttttagtgaatttGGTATCGATAGGAAACAATTGCCTGCTGATGATGATAGATTCTTGAGTTGTTTTTCTACTTGGGCTGCTGAGAAAGACTTGGATTGGGGCTTGTGGGCTTTGCAAGGAAGTTATTATCTTAGACAAAACGTCACTAACATGGAGGAATATTTTGGAGTCCTGGAAATCGATTGGGATCGTGTAAAAAACCCAAAAGTTGAAAGGAGGTTGGGGCTTCTTAAGCAAACACTTCTAG ATCCaaaatcaacggttcctctgaACTACATTATGTACCATCCACAAAGTGGTGCTTGTGTAGGTGAAGGGATGGATGCTCAGATTCGTGCAGGCAATTGCAAGGGCTTGGCTAGGTGGACCCACAATGGACATGAAGGTCCCCTTGAGTTGAAGGGAACTGGGCTGTGCCTCAAAGCCATTGGCGATGGACTGCCACCAATCCTAACCCCCGACTGCTCACAAACCACTTGGAAACCAATCTCCGCCAGCAAACTTCACTTAGCTTCCAAAGATCACAAGGGAGAATATCTGTGCTTACACTTGGAGCCTCCATTTGCTGGAAATATCGTAACCAAGAAGTGCATCTGCGTTGGAGATGATCCTACGTGCAAGGATAATCCAACAAGCCAATGGTTCAAGCTTgttgaaacaaatattgagaattag